From Pelotomaculum isophthalicicum JI, one genomic window encodes:
- a CDS encoding DUF3892 domain-containing protein, with product MKIDKVKKNAQGDITDVMINNNVYSIDEAIMMARDGKIEGVNVAKARSGKEYLRSNPDNIEANNLDNLPTF from the coding sequence ATGAAAATTGATAAGGTTAAAAAAAATGCGCAGGGCGATATCACTGATGTTATGATCAACAACAACGTATATAGTATAGATGAGGCAATCATGATGGCCAGAGACGGTAAGATTGAAGGAGTCAATGTGGCAAAAGCAAGGAGCGGTAAAGAATACCTTAGGAGCAACCCCGACAACATCGAAGCAAACAATCTAGACAACTTGCCCACATTTTAA
- a CDS encoding LolA family protein yields MKMVFEKQDNKQSENPFDYGKDIDTSPDKYKVLETTVYDGIKCKVIAATGADGKDNLKMWVREDYGIPIRLETTGADGSKTVIEYKNMTVEKQPANTFRLPAGVTVTDMSQMLNNLSKIPGSGQ; encoded by the coding sequence ATGAAAATGGTTTTCGAAAAACAAGACAACAAACAATCGGAGAATCCTTTCGATTACGGCAAAGACATAGACACATCTCCGGACAAATACAAAGTGCTGGAAACGACGGTTTACGATGGAATCAAGTGTAAGGTTATCGCTGCTACAGGCGCTGATGGAAAGGACAATCTGAAAATGTGGGTGAGGGAAGATTACGGCATTCCTATCCGTTTGGAAACAACAGGTGCCGATGGCAGCAAGACGGTTATTGAATATAAAAATATGACGGTAGAAAAACAACCGGCTAACACCTTCCGTCTACCCGCAGGTGTGACTGTAACCGATATGAGTCAAATGCTGAATAATCTGTCCAAAATACCCGGCT